The following coding sequences are from one Paenibacillus stellifer window:
- a CDS encoding ABC transporter permease, giving the protein MMRVIASDWLKIRGRGVWLLALLGPLGVMAIQALNFGLRLDYMKSIYAGHLWEGLLEQTMQFVPMTLLLGSTLICSLIAGIEHQTGAWKQLLALPVSRISVFVSKLLLALLLLSVSCLLLPVFLAALGLLLGFPAVELPVIDLLRTGFPSFAAALPFTALQLWLSLVSRNQSLAVSVGVITAIMSPFLTSLPEWVPTNWVYYAWSGPGRPGFAGAGIALGLLLLIPGAVHFGRKDVS; this is encoded by the coding sequence ATGATGCGGGTGATCGCCTCCGACTGGCTGAAGATCAGGGGAAGGGGCGTCTGGCTCCTTGCGCTGCTCGGTCCACTAGGGGTTATGGCTATCCAGGCGCTGAACTTCGGCCTCCGGCTTGATTATATGAAGTCCATTTATGCCGGACATCTGTGGGAAGGACTGCTGGAACAGACCATGCAGTTCGTGCCGATGACGCTGCTTCTGGGAAGCACGCTGATCTGCTCGCTGATCGCGGGGATTGAGCATCAGACCGGCGCATGGAAGCAGCTGCTTGCGCTGCCGGTATCCCGCATCTCGGTATTCGTCTCCAAGCTGCTGCTGGCTCTGCTGCTGCTGTCGGTATCCTGCCTGCTGCTTCCCGTCTTTCTGGCGGCGCTCGGACTTCTCCTCGGGTTTCCGGCTGTGGAGCTTCCGGTTATCGATCTGCTGCGGACCGGATTTCCTTCCTTCGCGGCCGCCCTGCCTTTCACGGCACTGCAGCTGTGGCTCTCTCTGGTTTCGCGGAACCAGTCGCTTGCCGTATCGGTCGGCGTCATCACGGCCATTATGTCGCCTTTCCTGACGTCGCTCCCGGAATGGGTGCCGACCAACTGGGTCTATTACGCCTGGAGCGGGCCGGGAAGGCCAGGATTTGCCGGAGCGGGCATCGCGCTTGGCCTGCTTCTGCTGATCCCGGGAGCCGTGCATTTCGGCCGGAAGGATGTGAGCTGA
- a CDS encoding CPBP family intramembrane glutamic endopeptidase, which yields MSTQTNKKSSAKSFTEKRPVLAVVLIEALLFIAVFMAGAYATIKELSVSAPILISYIPIAAVLAIYYTLKRKWGFYGFRSLSSIPKGDWGYYLPLLAVLVIIALKGFRQIEASEVLFYLGFTLLVGFVEESIYRGLIVNILRPKSVRTAVITSSVLFGVTHVLSVLSGQDAFQTVLQIVYALLLGGALALLMIRNRNILPLILFHFLHNFIQYVGNDNSDAYLGIDLAILALLAAYCVWLALSLRRTPLPGAAGQGINSIQ from the coding sequence ATGTCAACCCAGACAAATAAAAAATCATCCGCTAAATCGTTCACTGAGAAGCGCCCTGTGCTGGCCGTCGTTCTGATCGAAGCGCTGCTGTTCATCGCAGTCTTCATGGCGGGAGCCTACGCGACTATTAAAGAGCTGAGCGTCTCCGCTCCCATCCTGATCTCCTACATCCCGATTGCGGCCGTTCTGGCTATCTACTACACCCTGAAGCGCAAATGGGGCTTCTACGGCTTCCGCTCCCTGTCGTCGATTCCAAAGGGAGACTGGGGCTACTACCTCCCGCTGCTTGCGGTGCTTGTCATTATCGCCCTGAAGGGCTTCCGTCAGATTGAGGCTTCCGAAGTGCTGTTCTACCTCGGCTTCACGCTGCTGGTAGGCTTTGTGGAAGAGAGCATTTACCGCGGCCTCATCGTGAACATTCTCCGCCCCAAGAGCGTCCGTACGGCTGTCATTACCTCTTCCGTGCTCTTCGGTGTTACCCATGTGCTGAGCGTCCTTTCCGGGCAGGATGCCTTCCAGACTGTTCTTCAAATCGTCTATGCCCTGCTCCTCGGAGGCGCGCTGGCGCTGCTCATGATCCGGAACCGCAATATTCTCCCGCTCATTCTTTTTCACTTTCTTCACAACTTCATCCAGTACGTCGGCAACGACAACAGCGACGCCTATCTGGGCATTGACCTGGCAATTCTCGCTCTGCTCGCAGCATACTGCGTCTGGCTGGCGCTCAGCCTGAGAAGAACTCCGCTTCCCGGAGCCGCGGGTCAAGGAATCAACAGCATCCAATAA
- a CDS encoding heavy metal translocating P-type ATPase, translated as MSTIEPTEKRQWILEGLDCANCAMKIENRVKKMEGVASCSVNFATKTLTVETDSRFPGEEQVRKTVVSLEPHVKVLEKRSSGAVRTPRNVKVRTDGAELRSLRPVHAHDSAAAADAPAHSHAHEQGQPHSHGHEHSHGHSHEHGEAHAHGNEARAASGEGHAHSHGEGGTRKTVLRIAAGALLAAAGYLVPSGGYLELGLFLLAYLAAGGSVVWQAVRNLFRGEVFDENFLMALATVGAFAIGQYPEGVAVMLFYQVGELFQDLAVNRSRRSITALMDIRPETARVRFADGGTQIMSPEQVEIGDIIVVQPGEKVPLDGTVIEGSAMMDTSALTGESVPRSAEKGTAVLSGFINKNGVVAIEVTQIFEQSAVSKILELVENASNNKAKTENFITRFARAYTPVVVIAAALLAVVPPLVISGATFSDWIYRALVFLVISCPCALVVSIPLGFFGGIGAASRSGILVKGSNYLEALNDVKTVVFDKTGTLTKGQFKVTEINPAEGTKKEELLRLAAYAESHSGHPIAESILAAYGDEISAGAVTDYEEISGHGIRAAIEGRTVLAGNARLMKREGIAFREPKAAGTVVHLAEDGRYAGSIVIADEVKDDAARAIASLRDAGITKTVMLTGDAAAVAEEVGKRLGVDEVHAELLPQHKVERIERLEAETRGTGKIAFVGDGINDTPVLARADVGIAMGGLGSDAAIEAADIVIMTDEPSKIGTAIGIARRTRAIVWQNIVLALGVKGAFLLLGAFGIATMWEAVFSDVGVTVLAVLNSMRALRRVEV; from the coding sequence TTGAGCACGATAGAGCCGACAGAGAAACGGCAATGGATACTCGAAGGTTTGGACTGCGCGAACTGCGCGATGAAAATTGAGAATCGGGTAAAAAAGATGGAGGGCGTCGCCTCCTGTTCCGTCAATTTCGCAACGAAGACATTGACCGTGGAGACGGACAGCCGCTTTCCGGGAGAGGAGCAGGTGCGGAAGACGGTCGTTTCCCTGGAGCCGCATGTGAAGGTTCTGGAGAAAAGATCGTCCGGAGCGGTGCGGACTCCCCGGAATGTGAAAGTCCGGACGGACGGAGCGGAGCTGCGTTCTCTCCGTCCCGTTCATGCCCATGATTCTGCGGCTGCTGCCGATGCTCCGGCTCACAGCCATGCTCATGAGCAAGGGCAACCGCATTCGCATGGTCATGAGCATTCACATGGGCATTCGCATGAGCACGGGGAGGCCCACGCTCATGGTAATGAAGCCCGCGCGGCATCGGGAGAGGGACATGCCCACAGCCATGGAGAAGGCGGCACGCGGAAGACGGTGCTGCGAATTGCGGCCGGCGCCCTGCTTGCCGCAGCCGGTTATCTGGTTCCTTCCGGCGGCTACCTGGAGCTGGGGCTGTTCCTTCTGGCCTATCTCGCGGCCGGAGGCAGCGTAGTCTGGCAGGCCGTCCGGAATTTGTTCCGCGGCGAGGTGTTCGACGAGAACTTTCTGATGGCTCTGGCGACAGTGGGCGCCTTCGCAATCGGCCAATACCCGGAAGGTGTCGCCGTCATGCTGTTCTATCAGGTCGGCGAGCTGTTCCAGGACCTTGCCGTGAACCGTTCCCGGCGCTCCATCACGGCGCTGATGGATATCCGGCCGGAGACGGCCAGAGTGCGCTTCGCTGACGGAGGAACGCAGATCATGTCTCCTGAGCAGGTGGAGATCGGGGATATTATCGTGGTGCAGCCCGGCGAGAAGGTTCCGCTGGACGGTACGGTAATTGAAGGCAGCGCCATGATGGATACCTCGGCGCTGACAGGTGAGTCGGTGCCGCGCTCGGCGGAGAAGGGAACCGCCGTGCTCAGCGGATTCATCAACAAGAACGGCGTCGTCGCCATCGAGGTTACCCAAATATTCGAGCAGTCCGCCGTCTCCAAAATTCTGGAGCTTGTCGAGAATGCTTCGAACAACAAAGCCAAGACCGAGAACTTCATCACCCGGTTCGCCCGTGCTTACACCCCGGTAGTGGTCATTGCGGCTGCGCTGCTGGCCGTAGTGCCGCCGCTCGTCATCAGCGGAGCGACCTTCTCCGACTGGATTTACCGGGCGCTGGTCTTCCTTGTCATCTCTTGTCCTTGCGCGCTTGTCGTCTCCATCCCGCTCGGCTTCTTCGGCGGCATCGGCGCGGCTTCCCGCAGCGGCATTCTGGTCAAGGGAAGCAATTACCTGGAGGCGCTGAACGATGTAAAGACCGTCGTGTTCGACAAGACGGGGACGCTGACCAAGGGGCAGTTCAAAGTAACGGAAATCAATCCGGCGGAAGGCACGAAGAAGGAAGAGCTGCTGCGGCTCGCCGCTTATGCCGAGAGCCATTCGGGCCACCCGATCGCCGAGTCGATTCTGGCGGCTTACGGGGATGAAATTTCGGCAGGCGCCGTGACGGATTACGAGGAGATTTCGGGCCACGGCATCCGGGCCGCCATCGAAGGGCGGACGGTGCTGGCGGGGAACGCGCGGCTTATGAAGCGCGAGGGAATTGCCTTCCGCGAGCCGAAGGCAGCCGGAACCGTCGTCCATCTCGCCGAAGACGGCCGGTATGCTGGCAGCATCGTGATCGCCGACGAGGTGAAGGATGATGCGGCCCGCGCCATCGCCTCTCTCCGTGATGCCGGCATAACGAAGACGGTCATGCTGACCGGTGACGCGGCGGCCGTCGCGGAGGAAGTCGGAAAGCGTCTTGGCGTCGACGAGGTTCATGCCGAGCTTCTGCCGCAGCACAAGGTAGAGAGAATCGAACGGCTGGAAGCGGAGACGCGGGGAACGGGCAAAATCGCCTTCGTCGGCGACGGCATCAATGACACACCGGTGCTGGCCCGGGCAGATGTGGGGATCGCGATGGGCGGTCTCGGCTCGGATGCGGCTATCGAAGCGGCCGACATTGTAATTATGACCGACGAACCATCCAAGATCGGAACGGCCATCGGCATCGCGCGGCGGACAAGAGCCATTGTCTGGCAAAATATCGTGCTGGCGCTCGGGGTCAAGGGAGCGTTTCTGCTACTCGGAGCTTTCGGCATTGCCACCATGTGGGAGGCAGTCTTCTCGGATGTGGGCGTTACCGTACTCGCCGTTCTCAACAGCATGAGAGCGCTGCGGCGTGTCGAAGTCTGA
- a CDS encoding ABC transporter permease — MSNSYLRMLSAERLKLSGSRLWLLAAASPAVAVPIGLTSSTPEGGKPDWSTLLSSMSLLHALLFLPVLSGLYAAVLCRHEHADGGWKALLALPVPRSSVYLGKFTMAALLLAATQVLFAAAEVLTGKGMGLEAPIPWSILLGSAAAGWLACLPLAALQLAVSQAWSSFAAPLALTVSLTLPGILIVSSAAYAPYYPWVQPALAMLPHGGAAYRALNLPLQSLLAVVPGSLVLFLAAGLLLFRRKAV; from the coding sequence ATGTCGAACAGCTATTTGAGAATGCTGTCGGCCGAGCGGCTCAAGCTGTCGGGCTCCCGGCTGTGGCTGCTTGCGGCGGCGAGTCCCGCCGTGGCAGTGCCCATCGGCCTGACGTCCTCCACGCCGGAGGGCGGGAAGCCCGATTGGAGCACGCTTCTGTCGTCGATGTCGCTGCTGCATGCGCTCCTGTTCCTTCCGGTGCTGTCCGGTCTGTACGCGGCGGTGCTGTGCCGTCATGAGCATGCGGACGGCGGCTGGAAGGCACTGCTGGCCCTTCCGGTGCCGCGTTCCTCCGTGTACCTGGGCAAATTTACAATGGCCGCCCTGCTGCTTGCGGCTACCCAGGTTCTGTTCGCTGCCGCCGAGGTTCTGACAGGCAAGGGAATGGGGCTTGAAGCTCCCATTCCCTGGTCCATTCTGCTTGGCAGTGCCGCCGCCGGCTGGCTGGCCTGTCTGCCGCTAGCCGCGCTGCAGCTCGCTGTCTCCCAGGCCTGGAGCAGCTTCGCCGCTCCGCTGGCCCTTACTGTCAGCCTGACGCTGCCGGGCATTCTGATCGTCAGCTCGGCGGCCTATGCGCCCTATTATCCGTGGGTTCAGCCCGCCCTTGCCATGCTTCCGCATGGGGGAGCGGCTTACAGGGCGCTCAATCTGCCGCTTCAAAGCCTGCTCGCGGTCGTGCCGGGCAGTCTGGTACTCTTTTTGGCTGCCGGCCTGCTGCTCTTTCGGCGTAAGGCGGTATAG
- a CDS encoding lactonase family protein: MKHPDEILFYVGTYGPADQPSIHLCALNIKDGEMRRIGGTAGIGNPSYITLDSRQQVLYAVSEKGSGEAAAFSVDAETMELAPLGSRATEGADPCYVSVSQDGKHVLVSNYSGGNINAYPVNPDGSLGEMTSNVRHQGAGVRPDRQEGPHPHSINPEPGSEWIMVCDLGLDRIMLYRLEAGKLVLQREVSLPEGAGPRHLAFHPDGKRVYCINELNNTVTVFTYDAVAGTLKALQHVPTLPEHYVPGSDDTAADIHVSPCGRFLYASNRGYDSVALFHIDSETGLLTAADWQITGGRTPRNFAICQGWLLAANQGSDNITSFRIDAESGRLIPTGNELGISSPVCIAPVN; encoded by the coding sequence ATGAAGCATCCAGATGAAATTCTGTTCTATGTCGGAACCTACGGTCCCGCCGATCAGCCGTCCATCCATCTGTGCGCCTTGAACATAAAGGATGGAGAGATGAGAAGAATCGGTGGAACCGCCGGGATCGGGAATCCGTCGTACATAACCCTGGACAGCCGGCAGCAAGTGCTGTATGCCGTCAGCGAGAAGGGGAGCGGTGAAGCCGCGGCTTTTTCGGTGGACGCCGAAACCATGGAGCTTGCTCCGCTGGGCAGCCGGGCAACCGAAGGGGCAGATCCCTGCTATGTGTCGGTCAGCCAAGATGGCAAGCATGTGCTCGTCTCCAATTATTCCGGCGGCAATATCAACGCGTATCCGGTCAATCCGGATGGTTCGCTTGGTGAGATGACCTCTAACGTCAGACATCAGGGAGCCGGAGTCCGCCCGGACCGTCAGGAGGGACCGCATCCCCATTCCATTAACCCGGAACCGGGCAGCGAGTGGATAATGGTATGCGATCTTGGGCTGGACCGGATTATGCTGTACCGGCTGGAAGCCGGGAAGCTTGTCCTTCAGCGCGAAGTGTCTCTGCCGGAAGGAGCGGGACCGAGGCATCTGGCGTTCCATCCGGACGGAAAGCGGGTGTATTGCATCAACGAGCTGAACAACACGGTCACGGTCTTCACTTATGACGCGGTGGCCGGTACTCTGAAAGCTCTGCAGCATGTGCCGACGCTTCCCGAGCATTATGTGCCCGGCAGCGACGATACGGCGGCTGATATCCATGTCTCTCCCTGCGGCCGCTTTCTATATGCTTCAAACCGCGGGTATGACAGCGTCGCGCTGTTCCATATCGACAGTGAGACCGGCCTGCTGACTGCTGCCGATTGGCAGATCACCGGCGGACGGACGCCGCGCAACTTCGCGATCTGCCAAGGCTGGCTGCTGGCCGCCAATCAGGGCAGTGACAACATCACCTCCTTCCGGATCGATGCCGAGAGCGGGCGTCTGATCCCGACGGGCAATGAACTCGGCATCTCTTCGCCGGTCTGCATCGCTCCGGTGAATTAG
- a CDS encoding ArsR/SmtB family transcription factor: MKPAAIEECDNTCSGSEILLDDIRSAMPERSTTDKMAELFKALGDPTRVRMIYALSRQELCVHDLSAILDMGQSAVSHQLRYLRNLRIVKRRKEGKTVFYSLSDAHVEQIVLQTFEHIRHE; this comes from the coding sequence ATGAAACCGGCAGCAATTGAGGAATGCGACAACACCTGCAGCGGCTCAGAGATTTTACTCGATGATATCCGTTCGGCAATGCCGGAGAGATCGACAACCGACAAGATGGCAGAGCTGTTCAAGGCGCTTGGCGATCCGACCCGGGTTCGGATGATTTACGCCCTGTCCCGCCAGGAGCTATGTGTGCACGACCTGTCGGCCATCCTGGATATGGGCCAGTCGGCGGTGTCCCATCAGCTTCGCTACCTGCGGAATTTGCGGATCGTGAAGCGGCGCAAGGAAGGCAAGACGGTATTCTACTCGCTTAGCGACGCGCATGTCGAGCAGATCGTGCTGCAGACGTTTGAGCATATCCGGCATGAATAG
- a CDS encoding L-lactate dehydrogenase: MKSKSRKVAIVGSGMVGSSCAYSMVNQSICDEIMMVDRTYDRAMAQALDLSHCADFMGTRTKVYAGTASDCGSMDIVILTAGANPKAGQTRLDVLDEAAVITRSIVEPIMASGFDGIFVIAANPVDIVTYLVWQISGLPRHRVIGTGTSIDSSRLKTLLSEVFSIDPRSVNGYAMGEHGESQFVAWSHVTIGGKPILHILEQHRERFKHLDLNDIARKTKDAGWEIFTRKGSTHFGIGSALAYITRSILNDEHKIIAVSAILDGEYGQSGICIGAPAIIAGEGIQELLELNLNEEENAKFLSSCNIIRAGIDSLKPAGA; encoded by the coding sequence ATGAAAAGCAAATCAAGAAAAGTGGCGATCGTCGGCTCCGGGATGGTCGGCTCCAGCTGCGCCTATTCCATGGTCAATCAATCCATCTGCGATGAAATTATGATGGTCGACCGCACTTACGACCGGGCGATGGCCCAAGCGCTCGATCTGTCGCACTGCGCGGATTTCATGGGAACGCGCACCAAAGTCTACGCCGGAACTGCAAGCGACTGCGGCAGTATGGACATTGTGATTTTGACGGCGGGAGCGAACCCGAAGGCGGGCCAGACCCGGCTTGATGTACTGGATGAAGCGGCGGTCATTACCCGCAGCATTGTTGAACCAATCATGGCAAGCGGCTTCGACGGGATCTTTGTGATTGCTGCGAACCCGGTTGATATTGTAACTTATCTCGTATGGCAAATATCGGGGCTTCCCCGCCACCGGGTAATCGGAACGGGAACCTCAATCGACTCATCACGGCTGAAGACGCTGCTCTCGGAAGTGTTCTCGATCGATCCCCGCAGCGTCAACGGTTATGCTATGGGAGAACACGGCGAATCGCAGTTTGTCGCCTGGTCGCATGTAACCATCGGCGGCAAGCCGATTCTGCATATTCTGGAGCAGCACCGCGAACGCTTCAAGCATCTGGATTTGAACGATATCGCCCGCAAGACGAAGGATGCCGGCTGGGAGATCTTCACCCGCAAGGGCTCTACCCATTTCGGAATCGGCAGCGCGCTTGCCTATATTACCCGTTCCATTCTGAACGACGAGCACAAGATCATCGCGGTCTCCGCCATCCTGGACGGGGAATACGGCCAGAGCGGCATCTGCATCGGCGCGCCCGCCATCATTGCCGGCGAGGGCATCCAGGAGCTGCTTGAACTGAATCTCAACGAAGAGGAGAACGCCAAGTTCCTCTCCTCGTGCAATATAATCCGCGCCGGAATCGATAGCTTGAAGCCTGCCGGGGCTTAA
- a CDS encoding methyl-accepting chemotaxis protein, with protein MKSISFRGRPMSIRAKWSLAQLAVAIVPLLGVTIFLISYFGGVTREENQEQARQILQSNSMRIKEWLDAKTSAVQELAAKHKELDLSQPKTVFPVLQALEDSDKQTEGYSVIGRDGQLLNALGLTADMSKSAYFTQAKAQLVPAVNEMSYLDAVKKYIIPVIVPLTDSSKQFAGGIAFSVTPEVLTAMSKSIQLEKSGYASVVSGEGQYYAYPDEKRIGKKMADFASSSDVKAAVKNILGKENGSETYRENGKKVITYFEKIPGTDWRLLLTVPEAEIYNSVNKAQLLTLLIVLVAVIIIGAAALFLTRLATKPILAVSRSVTRLADGHLDERVEVASQDEIGRLCAGINDMAQSLSEIVGNIKSTASEVSFSSSTLLEAVQYSSDSLGQVASDIQETAAGMESQFVGVEQSARATEEMAVGVQRIAESSSTVSEGADGVAEEVEKGYVVIHSALKQMDAIGLSARQTADMIERLTRHSSEIGEIVHVISDIASQTSLLSLNASIEAARAGEHGRGFGVVAEEVKKLAEQTGQSVASISDLIREVQETTATAAASMTGNMGEIEAGIAQMRDAGESFDHIRASIREVSLQMQDVSATTEQISAGTEEINASMAEMYNSIGKSMKKSRQVVQSSQEQVALMAEMAISVQQMNGLMSELEKQIQRFA; from the coding sequence ATGAAATCAATCTCATTCAGGGGCCGGCCGATGTCGATTCGTGCAAAATGGTCCCTGGCCCAGCTTGCGGTGGCCATCGTGCCCCTGCTGGGAGTAACCATCTTTCTCATCAGCTATTTCGGAGGAGTCACGCGGGAGGAGAACCAGGAGCAGGCAAGACAGATTCTGCAATCCAACAGCATGAGAATCAAGGAATGGCTGGATGCCAAGACATCGGCGGTTCAGGAACTCGCCGCGAAGCATAAGGAGCTGGACTTGAGCCAGCCGAAGACGGTATTCCCGGTCCTGCAGGCACTGGAAGACAGCGACAAGCAGACCGAGGGCTACAGCGTTATCGGCCGCGACGGGCAGCTGCTCAACGCTCTGGGATTGACGGCTGACATGAGCAAATCGGCGTATTTTACCCAGGCGAAAGCGCAGCTGGTCCCGGCGGTTAATGAAATGTCCTATCTGGACGCGGTGAAGAAATATATTATTCCGGTCATCGTGCCGCTTACGGATTCCAGCAAGCAGTTCGCGGGCGGCATTGCTTTCTCGGTGACGCCGGAAGTGCTGACCGCAATGAGCAAGAGCATTCAGCTGGAGAAGTCCGGCTATGCTTCCGTCGTCTCGGGAGAGGGGCAGTATTACGCTTATCCCGATGAGAAGCGGATCGGCAAGAAGATGGCGGATTTCGCATCATCGTCGGATGTCAAAGCGGCGGTAAAGAATATTCTCGGCAAAGAGAACGGCTCCGAAACGTACCGTGAGAACGGAAAGAAGGTTATTACATACTTTGAGAAGATCCCGGGCACCGACTGGCGGCTTCTTCTTACCGTTCCGGAGGCGGAGATCTACAACAGCGTGAACAAGGCGCAGCTCCTTACGCTGTTGATCGTACTGGTTGCGGTTATTATCATTGGAGCTGCCGCGCTCTTCCTTACCCGGCTTGCAACGAAGCCGATTCTGGCAGTATCGCGTTCCGTCACCCGGCTGGCGGACGGGCATCTGGATGAACGGGTGGAGGTAGCTTCCCAGGATGAAATCGGGCGTCTGTGCGCGGGTATCAACGACATGGCGCAGTCGCTCTCGGAAATCGTGGGCAATATCAAGAGCACGGCATCCGAAGTCTCGTTCTCTTCCAGTACGCTGCTGGAGGCGGTTCAATATTCTTCGGACAGTCTGGGGCAGGTAGCTTCGGATATTCAGGAGACGGCGGCGGGAATGGAGAGCCAGTTCGTCGGCGTCGAGCAGTCCGCCAGAGCCACGGAGGAAATGGCGGTGGGCGTGCAGCGGATCGCCGAATCTTCTTCCACGGTGTCCGAGGGTGCCGACGGAGTGGCGGAGGAAGTCGAGAAGGGCTATGTTGTCATTCATTCCGCGCTCAAGCAAATGGATGCTATCGGCTTATCGGCTCGCCAGACAGCCGATATGATCGAACGCCTTACCCGGCATTCGTCGGAGATCGGCGAAATCGTCCATGTGATTTCGGATATTGCCAGCCAGACATCGCTGCTGTCTCTGAACGCATCCATCGAAGCCGCCCGGGCCGGCGAGCATGGCCGCGGCTTCGGGGTAGTTGCCGAGGAGGTCAAGAAGTTGGCTGAGCAGACCGGCCAATCCGTTGCCAGTATTTCGGATCTCATACGCGAGGTGCAGGAGACGACAGCAACGGCGGCCGCTTCCATGACCGGAAATATGGGAGAAATCGAGGCGGGCATCGCCCAAATGCGGGATGCCGGAGAGTCGTTCGACCATATCCGGGCCTCCATCCGGGAAGTATCGCTTCAGATGCAGGATGTATCGGCAACGACGGAGCAGATTTCGGCGGGCACCGAGGAGATCAACGCATCGATGGCGGAGATGTACAATTCCATCGGCAAGTCGATGAAGAAATCCCGGCAGGTCGTTCAGTCCTCGCAGGAACAGGTGGCGCTGATGGCGGAGATGGCGATCTCCGTTCAGCAGATGAACGGTTTGATGAGCGAACTGGAGAAGCAAATCCAGCGTTTTGCGTAA
- a CDS encoding CcdC family protein, protein MGSINPSYLHIGSTLGALFMALMVIFIRLKASDRPVTIRKIIIPPLGMSTGFMMFIVPEVRVPLWWALIAFLAGWFIFAYPLIRTTSFHQKEGLIYAKRSKSFALVLLGLLLVRTLLHEFIDRYISIPQSGGLFFILAFGMIVHWRVFMYRTYRTMVPSDTALPRQTP, encoded by the coding sequence ATGGGCAGCATCAACCCGTCGTATCTGCATATCGGTTCAACCCTTGGCGCTCTGTTCATGGCGCTGATGGTGATCTTCATCCGATTAAAGGCAAGCGACCGCCCCGTAACTATCCGAAAAATCATTATTCCCCCTCTGGGCATGTCAACCGGGTTCATGATGTTCATCGTCCCCGAGGTCCGGGTTCCCCTTTGGTGGGCATTGATTGCGTTTCTGGCAGGCTGGTTTATCTTCGCATATCCTCTGATCCGAACGACTAGCTTTCATCAGAAAGAAGGGCTCATCTACGCCAAGCGCTCCAAGAGCTTCGCGCTGGTGCTGCTCGGTCTGCTGCTGGTCCGCACCCTTCTGCATGAATTTATCGACCGGTATATCTCGATTCCGCAATCGGGCGGCCTGTTCTTTATTCTGGCGTTCGGAATGATCGTGCATTGGCGGGTGTTCATGTACAGAACCTACCGCACGATGGTCCCGTCAGACACGGCTCTTCCCCGGCAGACTCCATGA
- a CDS encoding GlsB/YeaQ/YmgE family stress response membrane protein, whose amino-acid sequence MSFIWMLIVGGIIGWLAGLIMGRDIPGGIIGNIIAGILGSWLGGFLGDWGPRVSDFYVLPSLIGAIVLIAIVSLVMRSMGGRTRS is encoded by the coding sequence ATGAGTTTCATATGGATGCTGATAGTTGGCGGAATTATTGGTTGGCTGGCTGGTCTCATCATGGGCAGAGATATTCCGGGAGGTATCATCGGCAACATCATCGCCGGTATCCTTGGTTCTTGGCTGGGCGGTTTTCTCGGTGATTGGGGGCCGCGCGTCAGCGACTTCTATGTTCTCCCATCCCTGATCGGCGCGATCGTTCTGATTGCAATCGTCAGCCTTGTGATGCGTTCCATGGGCGGACGAACCCGTTCTTAA
- a CDS encoding PadR family transcriptional regulator, translated as MKLLEFVLLGMLMEGEMSGYDLKKTIDSTVGHFYNASYGSLYPALKRLADKGHVSMKETADSKNRKLYALLPEGREAFMQWLAEPQNSRRELLIRVFFFDYLEEGIRMEHLQGYRHAAEREVRELDAVRSVVESELAGIERPEDYYYRVSVLDYGLMHAKMQREWIQNIMERKSLNHVNPDK; from the coding sequence TTGAAATTGCTTGAATTTGTACTGCTCGGCATGCTGATGGAAGGCGAAATGAGCGGCTATGACCTGAAGAAGACGATCGACAGCACCGTGGGCCATTTTTACAATGCAAGCTATGGAAGTCTCTACCCCGCACTGAAGCGGCTGGCGGACAAGGGACATGTGTCGATGAAGGAAACCGCCGACAGCAAGAACCGCAAGCTGTATGCGCTGCTGCCGGAAGGCAGAGAGGCATTTATGCAGTGGCTGGCAGAGCCGCAGAACTCCCGGCGGGAGCTGCTGATCCGGGTATTCTTTTTCGATTATCTGGAGGAGGGGATTCGGATGGAGCATCTTCAGGGATACCGTCATGCCGCCGAACGCGAGGTCCGGGAGCTGGATGCGGTCCGTTCCGTCGTGGAGAGCGAGCTGGCGGGAATCGAACGTCCCGAGGATTATTATTACCGCGTGTCAGTGCTGGATTACGGCCTGATGCATGCGAAGATGCAGCGAGAATGGATTCAAAACATTATGGAGAGGAAGAGTCTAAACCATGTCAACCCAGACAAATAA